The Stegostoma tigrinum isolate sSteTig4 chromosome 9, sSteTig4.hap1, whole genome shotgun sequence genome includes a region encoding these proteins:
- the LOC125454654 gene encoding uncharacterized protein LOC125454654: MLLIILLVTTLTLSADAAERPILLQSPEVHSVMEGDSVRFQCKLENANVSKLIVTWYKNRSSKQELITYDAQGHVYRHPGVTARFQPSRDISNNSYILTITNVEASDNAVYVCSVRGSSYGAGTQLNITVPAVGMNRELWIVWISVGAALGATLIAGAALLFCIRCTRSGKQSSSSPVCPADNLPAPDNEPVSFSGDTQVPQKAKKLIKTQPDTCNSPNDGNIFISSQNPTYHSIEAKSYSNSQMQGTETVPGECRNHRELKKQQRKFAKHNPQGQSAPKSRRKSTLRRFLAFENQTPGMSNQITLTPTDEGIYANRSQISHTLHKKVPQKAKKLKKTQPDTCNSPNDGNTFISSQNPTYHRIEAKSYSNSQMQGTETVPGECRNHRELKKQQRKIAKHNPQGQLAPKSRRQSTLRRFLAFENQTPGMSNQSTLTPTDEGIYANRSQISHTLHKKESSDLQTDSNSTYVNLDPRH; the protein is encoded by the exons ATGCTCCTTATTATTCTCCTTGTGACCACATTGACTCTCTCTGCTGATGCTG CAGAGAGACCCATCCTGCTCCAGTCTCCAGAAGTGCACAGTGTGATGGAAGGCGACTCTGTCAGATTTCAGTGTAAACTGGAGAATGCTAATGTCAGCAAACTCATTGTTACTTGGTACAAGAATAGATCCAGCAAACAGGAGCTGATAACATACGATGCACAGGGCCATGTCTACCGTCACCCTGGAGTGACAGCACGTTTCCAACCTTCCAGGGATATCTCCAATAACAGCTACATCCTAACCATCACAAATGTGGAAGCTAGTGACAATGCTGTCTATGTCTGTAGTGTGCGGGGATCGAGCTACGGGGCAGGAACCCAGCTGAACATAACCG TCCCTGCAGTGGGAATGAACAGAGAGCTGTGGATAGTCTGGATCAGCGTGGGAGCTGCCCTGGGAGCTACTCTCAtcgctggagctgctcttctctTCTGTATCAGATGCACTCGGTCTGGAAAACAGTCATCTT CTTCACCTGTCTGTCCTGCTGATAATTTGCCAGCCCCAGATAATGAACCCGTCTCTTTCTCTGGAGACACACAG GTTCCCCAAAAGGCTAAGAAGTTGATAAAAACCCAACCAGACACCTGTAATTCACCAAATGATGGAAACATATTCATTTCAAGCCAAAACCCGACATACCACAGCATAGAGGCAAAGTCTTACAGCAACAGCCAAATGCAGGGGACTGAAACGGTTCCAGGAGAATGCAGGAATCACAGAgaactgaagaaacagcaacGGAAATTTGCAAAACACAATCCCCAGGGTCAGTCGGCACCAAAGTCTCGCCGGAAATCGACACTGAGGCGGTTCTTGGCCTTTGAGAATCAAACACCAGGAATGAGCAACCAGATCACACTGACACCAACTGATGAAGGAATCTATGCAAATCGCAGTCAGATTAGCCACACTCTCCACAAAAAG GTTCCCCAAAAGGCTAAGAAGTTGAAAAAAACCCAACCAGACACCTGTAATTCACCAAATGATGGAAACACATTCATTTCAAGCCAAAACCCGACATACCACCGCATAGAGGCAAAGTCTTACAGCAACAGCCAAATGCAGGGGACTGAAACGGTTCCAGGAGAATGCAGGAATCACAGAgaactgaagaaacagcaacGGAAAATTGCAAAACACAATCCCCAGGGTCAGTTGGCACCAAAGTCTCGCCGGCAATCGACACTGAGACGGTTCTTGGCCTTTGAGAATCAAACACCAGGAATGAGCAACCAGAGCACACTGACACCAACTGATGAAGGAATCTATGCAAATCGCAGTCAGATTAGCCACACTCTCCACAAAAAG